Proteins from a genomic interval of Sulfurimonas sp. HSL3-2:
- a CDS encoding P-II family nitrogen regulator has translation MKRIEAVIKPFKLEDVKDALAEIGITGMTVSEVKGYGRQKGHSELYRGAEYVVDFLPKVKMEMVVADEQVDAVSNAIINAARTGKIGDGKIFISDVNKIIRIRTGETDNEAI, from the coding sequence ATGAAAAGAATAGAAGCGGTTATCAAACCATTCAAACTAGAAGATGTTAAAGATGCTTTAGCAGAGATAGGTATCACAGGTATGACAGTAAGCGAAGTAAAAGGTTACGGTCGTCAAAAAGGGCACAGCGAGCTTTATCGCGGTGCTGAGTATGTTGTAGATTTTCTACCGAAAGTAAAAATGGAGATGGTAGTAGCTGATGAGCAAGTAGATGCTGTATCAAATGCTATCATTAACGCTGCTCGCACTGGTAAGATCGGTGACGGTAAAATCTTTATCAGCGATGTTAACAAAATCATCCGTATCCGTACTGGTGAGACAGATAACGAAGCTATCTAA
- a CDS encoding YqhA family protein, which translates to MLERIFENGLWSTRFIVLLAVIFGLIGAIALFAVASFDVYDTAKKVFLTYFNHLHPENFHEDVVGGIIGAVDLYLIGVVMLLFSFGLYELFISDIDAAKEDETRENKILAIHSLDQLKDKISKVIVMVLVVNFFQRVGHTEYHGALEMMYLALSITAVSVGLYFLSKVGSKH; encoded by the coding sequence ATGCTTGAAAGAATATTTGAAAACGGTCTGTGGAGCACTAGATTTATTGTTCTATTAGCGGTTATATTCGGTCTGATCGGTGCTATCGCTCTTTTTGCCGTAGCGAGTTTTGATGTCTATGACACAGCAAAAAAAGTGTTTTTGACATACTTTAATCACCTGCATCCTGAAAACTTTCATGAAGATGTCGTAGGCGGGATCATAGGTGCGGTCGACTTGTACCTGATCGGTGTCGTTATGCTTCTTTTCTCGTTTGGTCTGTATGAACTGTTTATCTCAGATATCGATGCGGCAAAAGAGGATGAGACAAGGGAAAACAAGATACTTGCTATTCATTCGTTGGACCAGCTAAAAGACAAGATCTCAAAAGTGATCGTTATGGTACTTGTTGTCAACTTTTTTCAGCGTGTAGGACATACGGAGTATCACGGTGCACTAGAGATGATGTATCTTGCACTTTCTATCACGGCAGTGAGTGTGGGGTTATACTTTTTAAGTAAAGTCGGAAGTAAACACTAA
- a CDS encoding protein adenylyltransferase SelO, producing MKLENIKLKTDYLNFDEEFFHKVKPTPLKKPFLISANNEVAKMLEIDKDELYNSKFTDLVNGSYILDGSEPFAMCYAGHQFGYYVPRLGDGRAINLGELKGEHLQLKGSGLTRYSRQGDGRAVLRSSIREYLMSEAMHALGVPTTRALAVIGSDENVARERWEKGAVVLRVSPSWIRFGTFEYFYYKRKHDKLEQLADYVIEQSFSELSQKENRYILMYEEIVKRTAHLMAHWQSVGFSHGVMNTDNMSIEGLTIDYGPYSFLDDYDFDFICNHTDAEGRYSFGNQPNIGYWNLSMLLKALSPLINMDKGKEVLERYPTYFTQHFHSLMCAKLGLDESKDRSKLIQWLFNIMQNDAVDYTLFFRTLSEYESKDEIGKLFISDKRIIEWLEEYEKELPCKEDMKRVNPKYVLKNYMLQEAIEKAETGDFSLVDSFLYIAQNPYEEHEEFSRYAKATPHKFKALKLSCSS from the coding sequence ATGAAACTAGAAAATATAAAGCTAAAAACCGATTATCTTAATTTTGATGAGGAGTTTTTTCATAAAGTAAAACCTACACCGCTAAAGAAGCCGTTTTTGATATCTGCTAACAATGAAGTCGCAAAGATGTTGGAGATAGATAAAGATGAACTATATAATAGCAAATTTACAGATCTTGTTAACGGCAGCTATATATTAGATGGAAGCGAACCGTTTGCTATGTGTTATGCAGGGCATCAGTTTGGATACTATGTTCCTCGTCTGGGAGACGGCAGAGCTATTAACCTTGGAGAGTTAAAAGGAGAGCATCTTCAACTTAAAGGTTCGGGGCTGACACGTTACTCAAGACAGGGTGACGGAAGAGCTGTTCTTCGATCCTCCATCCGTGAGTATCTGATGAGTGAAGCGATGCATGCTTTGGGTGTGCCGACGACAAGAGCTTTGGCTGTCATAGGAAGCGACGAGAACGTCGCACGCGAGAGATGGGAGAAAGGGGCAGTCGTCTTGCGGGTGTCACCAAGCTGGATACGTTTTGGAACATTCGAGTATTTCTATTATAAAAGAAAGCACGATAAGCTAGAACAGTTGGCCGATTACGTAATAGAACAAAGTTTCAGTGAATTGTCTCAAAAAGAGAACCGTTATATATTAATGTATGAAGAGATAGTAAAACGCACGGCTCATCTTATGGCTCACTGGCAAAGCGTAGGCTTTTCTCACGGAGTGATGAACACGGACAATATGTCTATCGAGGGACTTACGATCGATTACGGGCCGTATTCGTTCTTGGATGATTATGATTTTGATTTTATATGTAATCACACGGATGCTGAGGGACGATACAGTTTCGGTAATCAGCCAAATATAGGTTACTGGAACCTTTCCATGCTTCTAAAAGCTCTGTCTCCTCTTATTAATATGGATAAGGGGAAAGAGGTACTTGAGAGGTATCCTACATACTTCACACAGCATTTTCACTCTTTGATGTGTGCAAAGCTTGGACTTGATGAGAGTAAAGACCGTTCCAAATTGATACAGTGGCTTTTTAACATCATGCAAAACGATGCAGTCGACTATACGCTCTTCTTTAGAACGTTAAGCGAATATGAGAGTAAAGATGAGATAGGCAAGCTCTTTATATCAGATAAACGAATAATTGAATGGTTGGAGGAGTATGAAAAAGAGCTTCCATGTAAAGAGGATATGAAAAGGGTCAATCCAAAATATGTTTTAAAAAACTATATGCTTCAAGAAGCGATAGAAAAAGCGGAAACAGGGGATTTCTCTTTGGTTGATTCGTTTTTATATATAGCACAGAATCCGTATGAAGAGCATGAAGAGTTCAGCAGATATGCAAAGGCGACACCGCATAAATTTAAGGCTTTAAAGCTCAGTTGTTCATCTTAA
- the amrA gene encoding AmmeMemoRadiSam system protein A, protein MLDTILLRIAKTAILNRFDPKYQIDRESLIKKYPYLAEDGATFVTLNYDHHLRGCIGSIIAHRPLIDDILGNAVSAGFNDPRFSALHVEDLSHLDLEVSLLSTPTILEYYDYDDLVEKIRPEVDGLILKHGIYQGTFLPQVWEQLPSPEQFLEHLSYKAGANPSIYNEHPTIYYYTVDAIEERFDDIQPL, encoded by the coding sequence ATGCTTGATACTATTTTGCTCCGTATTGCCAAAACGGCGATCCTTAACAGGTTTGACCCTAAATATCAGATCGATAGAGAGAGCCTTATTAAAAAATACCCTTACTTAGCAGAAGATGGAGCAACTTTCGTAACATTAAACTATGATCATCATCTGCGAGGATGTATAGGTTCCATAATCGCGCATAGACCTTTGATTGATGACATATTGGGCAATGCGGTTTCTGCAGGATTCAATGATCCAAGATTCTCAGCTTTACATGTAGAGGACCTTTCTCATCTTGATCTAGAGGTTTCATTGTTAAGTACACCTACGATATTGGAGTATTATGACTATGATGACCTTGTAGAAAAGATAAGACCGGAAGTCGACGGTTTGATACTCAAACACGGCATCTATCAGGGAACATTCTTACCTCAAGTCTGGGAACAGCTTCCATCTCCTGAACAGTTTTTAGAACACTTAAGCTACAAAGCAGGTGCAAATCCCTCTATCTACAACGAGCATCCGACTATCTACTACTATACTGTCGATGCTATAGAGGAAAGATTCGATGATATACAACCATTATAA
- a CDS encoding LPP20 family lipoprotein — protein sequence MKYSLILAALLLSASVYAEDVEAAQNTEVNTVKPTPMISTPAVNTAPAPAANVTCNCNHRDEIQKEPVPEKPKAQSNVNGGDEELTPNHPIRISVTGEGVAPINTSSPAQAYALAKRAAVADAYRLIAEKVKGVRVEGYDLVKNMMVQRSTVRTSVDAMVRNANVVETNFKEGLCEVEMEILISYSQFAH from the coding sequence ATGAAATACTCACTCATTTTAGCAGCACTACTTCTCTCTGCTTCAGTATATGCTGAAGATGTAGAGGCTGCACAAAATACTGAGGTCAACACCGTTAAACCGACACCGATGATCTCGACTCCTGCAGTAAATACTGCTCCGGCTCCGGCTGCAAATGTGACTTGTAACTGTAATCATCGTGATGAGATACAAAAAGAGCCTGTGCCTGAAAAACCTAAAGCTCAAAGTAATGTAAATGGCGGCGATGAAGAACTTACTCCAAATCATCCTATACGTATTAGCGTTACAGGTGAGGGTGTAGCCCCGATCAATACAAGTTCACCTGCACAAGCTTATGCTCTTGCTAAACGTGCTGCTGTTGCTGATGCTTACCGTTTGATCGCGGAAAAAGTCAAAGGCGTAAGAGTAGAGGGTTATGATTTAGTGAAAAACATGATGGTACAGCGTTCAACTGTCCGTACATCGGTAGATGCTATGGTCCGTAATGCGAACGTCGTAGAAACAAACTTTAAAGAGGGTCTGTGCGAAGTAGAGATGGAAATTTTAATCTCTTATTCTCAATTTGCACATTAA
- a CDS encoding aspartate-semialdehyde dehydrogenase has translation MSKYNVAVVGANGAVGEEILRVLEEIDFPLAKLVPLASSRSAGTTVEFNGKEIVIKELTETVFEEEDIQIALFSAGGSVSAKFAPFAVKAGAVVVDNTSHFRMDKNVPLVVPEVNPEDIALWKDSGIIANPNCSTIQMVQALKPLDKAYGLIRVDVATYQATSGAGKSAMEELVNQMQSFFAFKLDEAEHNKFPHQIALNVIPQIDSFTDSGYTKEELKMVNETSKIMHKNIQLSATCVRVPTLRGHAEALTLTFENDVKAEEARAVLAKAPNIIVLDNPQASEYPMPIACMDQNETFVGRIRGDLFNDNMIHMFVVADNLRVGAATNAVRIAQKWVEMQEAN, from the coding sequence ATGAGTAAATACAATGTTGCTGTTGTCGGTGCGAATGGTGCTGTTGGAGAGGAAATATTAAGAGTTTTAGAAGAGATAGATTTTCCTCTTGCAAAACTGGTTCCCCTTGCAAGCAGCAGAAGTGCCGGTACAACAGTTGAGTTTAACGGAAAAGAGATCGTGATCAAAGAGCTTACTGAGACAGTCTTTGAAGAGGAAGATATCCAGATAGCACTTTTTAGCGCCGGCGGAAGTGTTTCAGCTAAATTTGCTCCTTTTGCTGTAAAAGCGGGAGCGGTCGTCGTAGATAATACAAGTCACTTTAGAATGGATAAAAACGTTCCTCTAGTGGTTCCTGAAGTAAACCCTGAAGATATAGCACTTTGGAAAGATAGCGGCATAATCGCAAATCCAAACTGTTCGACAATTCAGATGGTTCAAGCATTAAAACCGCTAGATAAGGCTTATGGACTTATCCGTGTCGATGTTGCTACATATCAGGCGACTTCGGGTGCGGGTAAATCTGCAATGGAAGAACTTGTAAATCAGATGCAGTCGTTTTTTGCATTTAAACTAGATGAAGCAGAACACAACAAGTTTCCTCATCAGATAGCGCTTAACGTCATTCCTCAGATAGATTCTTTTACTGACAGCGGCTATACGAAAGAGGAGCTGAAAATGGTAAATGAAACATCGAAGATCATGCATAAAAACATACAGCTCAGTGCTACATGTGTGCGTGTACCAACTCTTCGCGGACATGCAGAAGCTCTTACACTTACGTTTGAAAACGATGTAAAGGCTGAAGAAGCAAGAGCAGTACTTGCAAAAGCGCCGAATATCATAGTCTTAGATAACCCGCAAGCGAGCGAATACCCGATGCCGATAGCATGTATGGATCAAAACGAGACATTTGTAGGACGTATCAGAGGTGACTTATTTAACGATAATATGATCCATATGTTTGTCGTTGCAGATAACCTAAGAGTAGGTGCGGCTACAAATGCCGTTCGTATCGCCCAAAAATGGGTAGAGATGCAAGAGGCTAACTAA
- a CDS encoding ammonium transporter, translated as MKKWLLATLLLLPSLVLAEDAPKLDSGDTAWMMISTALVLLMTPAGLALFYGGMTRAKNVLNTYAMVFVGFSVAFIAWVIAGYSMAFGTADGGLNSVIGGLSNFMLEGIKWTDLSGTYPTFVFIAFQGTFAAITVAIASGSIIERMKFSTWLVFAAIWTVVVYAPIAHMVWGGGFLFDAGTLDFAGGTVVHMNGGLAGLVLAYLVGKRNGYPKIAMKPMSVMLTALGAAILWFGWYGFNAGSAFGANAVAGVALLTTTIATAVAAITWLIIEWTIFKKPTLLGAASGVVAGLVAITPAAGFVGVGGAIIVGAVGSVIGFFGVAFLKKKLGYDDSLDAFGIHFLAGLWGALATGIFALNDQDLLWDGPLKASGDRMGQIMVQLESIAVVGLVTLVGTVIVYFIASAITGGGRVDEETETVGLDEAVHGERGLNI; from the coding sequence ATGAAAAAATGGCTTTTAGCAACATTATTGCTTTTACCTTCTTTAGTTTTGGCTGAAGATGCTCCTAAATTAGATAGCGGTGACACTGCGTGGATGATGATATCTACTGCGTTAGTATTACTTATGACTCCGGCTGGTCTTGCTCTGTTTTACGGTGGTATGACTCGTGCGAAAAACGTACTTAATACATATGCGATGGTTTTCGTAGGATTCAGTGTTGCGTTCATCGCTTGGGTTATTGCTGGTTATTCAATGGCATTTGGAACTGCTGACGGCGGTTTAAACAGTGTTATCGGTGGCTTATCTAACTTTATGCTTGAAGGTATCAAGTGGACAGACTTAAGCGGTACTTACCCGACTTTCGTGTTCATTGCATTCCAAGGTACTTTTGCGGCTATTACTGTTGCTATCGCTAGTGGTTCAATTATTGAGCGTATGAAATTCTCTACTTGGTTAGTGTTCGCAGCTATCTGGACAGTCGTTGTTTATGCTCCGATCGCTCACATGGTATGGGGTGGTGGATTCCTATTTGATGCTGGTACACTTGACTTTGCAGGTGGTACAGTTGTTCACATGAATGGTGGTCTTGCTGGTTTAGTACTTGCTTACTTAGTCGGTAAACGTAACGGTTATCCAAAAATTGCTATGAAACCTATGAGTGTTATGCTTACTGCTCTTGGTGCAGCTATCCTTTGGTTTGGTTGGTATGGATTCAATGCTGGTTCAGCATTCGGTGCAAACGCAGTCGCTGGTGTAGCTCTTTTAACAACTACTATAGCAACAGCAGTAGCAGCTATCACATGGTTAATCATTGAGTGGACAATATTCAAAAAACCAACTCTTTTAGGTGCAGCTTCAGGTGTTGTAGCTGGTCTAGTTGCGATCACTCCGGCAGCAGGTTTCGTCGGTGTTGGCGGTGCTATCATCGTTGGTGCGGTTGGTTCAGTTATCGGTTTCTTCGGTGTAGCTTTCTTGAAGAAAAAACTTGGATACGATGATAGTTTAGATGCATTTGGTATTCACTTCTTAGCTGGTCTATGGGGTGCGTTAGCAACTGGTATATTCGCTCTAAACGATCAAGATCTTTTATGGGACGGTCCACTTAAAGCAAGTGGTGACAGAATGGGACAAATCATGGTTCAACTTGAGTCTATCGCAGTTGTCGGTCTAGTAACTCTAGTCGGTACAGTTATAGTTTACTTCATAGCTTCTGCTATAACAGGTGGCGGACGTGTTGATGAAGAAACTGAAACAGTCGGTCTTGATGAAGCAGTACACGGTGAACGTGGCTTAAACATATAA
- the amrB gene encoding AmmeMemoRadiSam system protein B — protein MKRETSVAGTFYPNSSDEILRYFNHFTTVYDENFKLPDIKAKAVIVPHAGYIYSGFSANVAFRVLKKSGIKNFVVIGPSHRVSFHGASLCEFETYQTPLGEIQASSELFHDLKEKFALSCYPDAHHEHSTEVQFPFIKHYLGDVKIVEIVYGMADAEHISDIIDYLLTKDDTGIIISTDLSHFYDLNTANQLDSICIDAIKKLDLRELHEGCEACGIIGVEAMMISAKRAGLHVKILDYRTSADASGDENRVVGYLSSCFYR, from the coding sequence ATGAAAAGAGAGACAAGTGTTGCAGGAACATTTTATCCAAACAGTTCAGATGAGATACTGAGATACTTTAACCATTTCACAACAGTATATGACGAGAACTTTAAACTGCCTGATATAAAAGCAAAAGCAGTCATTGTCCCGCACGCCGGATATATATATTCCGGATTTAGCGCCAATGTCGCATTTAGAGTCTTAAAAAAAAGCGGGATCAAGAACTTTGTCGTGATCGGGCCGTCACATCGTGTCTCCTTTCACGGAGCGAGTCTATGCGAATTTGAGACATATCAGACCCCTCTTGGAGAGATACAAGCTTCCAGTGAACTCTTCCATGACCTAAAAGAAAAGTTCGCTCTGAGCTGTTACCCCGATGCACATCACGAACACAGTACTGAAGTCCAATTTCCATTTATCAAACACTATCTTGGTGATGTTAAGATCGTAGAGATAGTCTACGGTATGGCAGATGCCGAGCATATCTCGGATATTATCGACTATCTATTGACCAAAGATGATACCGGAATCATAATCAGCACCGATCTAAGCCATTTTTATGACTTAAATACGGCAAACCAGCTTGACAGTATATGTATCGATGCGATTAAAAAACTTGATCTAAGAGAATTGCATGAAGGATGTGAAGCCTGCGGGATCATAGGTGTTGAAGCGATGATGATCAGTGCAAAAAGAGCAGGCTTACATGTAAAGATACTGGACTATAGAACAAGTGCCGATGCCAGCGGAGATGAAAATAGAGTCGTTGGCTATCTAAGTTCATGTTTTTATAGATAG
- the gyrA gene encoding DNA gyrase subunit A codes for MSDLLENSDIQNINIEDTLQSSYLDYSMSVIIGRALPDVRDGLKPVHRRILYAMDKLNLSAGAKYKKSARIVGDVIGQYHPHGDTAVYDALVRMAQPFSMSMPLVDGQGNFGSIDGDNAAAMRYTEARMTRYAGELLKDLEKNTVNMIDNYDGTTQEPDVLPTRVPNLLINGSSGIAVGMATNIPPHNPREVIDGLKLVLENPDCELYELMEYIKAPDFPTGGTIFGKKGIMDAYETGRGRIKVRAKTHIEKKANKDVIVIDELPYQVNKARLIESIANLVKEKVIDGISEIRDESDREGIRVVIELKRDAMSEIVLNNLYKSTNMQTTFGIIMLSILNQEPRIFGIKEILKQFINHRKTVIIRRTIFDLEKAKARAHILEGLKKALDIIDEIIRVIKTSASIEDARDNLVSEFDFSPIQAQSIVDMRLGRLTGLEREKIENELKELIALIEYLESILKSEEVLHGIIKDEFDEVYETYAIERRTEIEDDYDDIDIEDLIPNEPMVVTITHRGYIKRVPLAQYEKQRRGGKGKTAVTVYEDDFIEKFFTCNTHDTLLFITDRGQLHWLKVYKIPEGSRTAKGKAVVNLLNLVADENIRSILPTTDFSEDKSLTFFTEKGIVKRTNLSEFSNIRSNGVRAIVLDDDDTLIVAKIATKETKYLFIVTQKAQCIKFDIEKTREQGRSTRGVRGIKFKIPGDKVVDANVIESDDQEILMVSEKGIGKRTDAGEYRLTNRGGSGVIAMKLNQKTGVNVVGCLMVDENMDMMALTVGGKMIRVDMQTISKSSRNTSGVYIVKGDDVVNISRCPKKEEDEEDDSESEDTPTLELE; via the coding sequence ATGAGCGATTTGTTAGAAAACAGTGATATACAGAATATAAACATAGAAGACACTCTTCAGAGCAGTTATCTTGACTACTCTATGAGCGTTATTATAGGTCGTGCACTTCCTGATGTTCGTGATGGTTTAAAACCTGTTCATAGACGTATCCTTTATGCTATGGATAAGCTGAATCTGTCAGCCGGTGCAAAGTATAAAAAATCTGCACGTATAGTCGGTGACGTTATCGGTCAGTACCACCCGCACGGGGATACTGCTGTTTATGATGCGCTGGTACGTATGGCACAGCCATTTTCTATGAGTATGCCTCTTGTTGACGGACAAGGAAACTTCGGTTCTATCGACGGAGATAACGCTGCAGCTATGCGTTATACGGAAGCCCGTATGACAAGATATGCAGGTGAACTGTTAAAAGACTTAGAAAAAAACACTGTCAATATGATAGACAACTACGACGGGACGACTCAGGAACCTGACGTTCTTCCTACTCGTGTTCCAAATCTTCTTATAAACGGTTCAAGCGGGATCGCAGTCGGTATGGCTACAAATATTCCTCCTCATAATCCAAGAGAAGTGATCGACGGTCTAAAACTTGTCTTGGAAAATCCTGATTGTGAACTTTATGAACTTATGGAGTACATTAAAGCACCGGATTTTCCGACAGGTGGAACGATCTTCGGTAAAAAAGGGATTATGGATGCGTATGAGACTGGACGCGGCCGTATCAAAGTCCGTGCAAAGACTCATATTGAGAAAAAAGCAAATAAAGACGTAATCGTTATCGATGAACTTCCATACCAAGTAAACAAAGCTCGTTTGATCGAGAGTATCGCAAACCTTGTAAAAGAGAAAGTGATCGACGGGATCTCTGAGATAAGAGATGAATCTGACCGTGAAGGTATCCGTGTCGTCATCGAACTTAAACGTGATGCTATGAGTGAGATCGTACTAAACAACCTGTACAAATCTACAAACATGCAGACTACGTTTGGTATCATCATGCTCTCTATCCTTAACCAAGAGCCTCGTATTTTCGGGATCAAAGAGATACTTAAACAGTTTATCAACCACCGTAAGACTGTTATCATCCGTAGAACTATTTTCGATCTTGAAAAAGCGAAAGCGCGTGCACATATCTTAGAGGGTCTGAAAAAAGCGCTTGATATCATCGACGAGATCATCAGAGTTATCAAGACAAGTGCAAGTATTGAAGATGCACGTGACAACCTGGTAAGCGAATTTGATTTTTCACCTATCCAGGCTCAAAGCATCGTGGACATGCGTCTTGGAAGATTGACAGGCTTAGAGCGTGAGAAAATCGAGAACGAACTCAAAGAGTTGATCGCACTTATCGAATACTTAGAATCTATCTTAAAAAGCGAAGAAGTTCTACACGGGATCATCAAAGATGAATTTGATGAGGTATATGAAACTTACGCTATCGAAAGACGTACAGAGATTGAAGATGACTATGATGATATAGATATAGAAGATCTTATCCCTAACGAACCGATGGTCGTTACAATTACACACCGTGGATATATCAAGCGTGTGCCGTTAGCTCAGTATGAGAAACAACGCCGCGGCGGTAAAGGTAAAACAGCCGTTACTGTATACGAAGACGACTTTATTGAGAAGTTCTTTACATGTAACACGCATGATACCCTGCTGTTTATCACAGACCGTGGTCAGCTGCACTGGTTGAAAGTGTATAAGATTCCTGAGGGAAGCAGAACGGCAAAAGGTAAAGCGGTTGTTAACCTGCTTAATCTTGTAGCAGATGAGAATATCCGTTCTATTCTTCCGACAACAGACTTTAGTGAAGATAAGTCACTGACATTCTTTACTGAGAAGGGTATTGTTAAACGTACGAACCTTTCAGAGTTCTCAAACATCAGAAGCAACGGTGTCAGAGCGATCGTACTAGATGATGACGATACATTGATCGTAGCGAAGATAGCGACTAAAGAGACGAAATATCTTTTCATTGTGACTCAAAAAGCACAATGTATTAAGTTTGATATAGAAAAAACTCGTGAACAAGGTCGTTCGACTCGCGGTGTAAGAGGTATCAAATTTAAAATACCTGGCGATAAAGTCGTTGATGCGAATGTGATAGAAAGTGATGATCAAGAGATCCTGATGGTAAGTGAAAAAGGTATCGGTAAACGTACTGATGCAGGAGAATACAGACTTACTAACCGTGGCGGTTCAGGCGTTATTGCTATGAAACTCAACCAAAAAACAGGTGTAAATGTCGTTGGATGTCTGATGGTCGATGAGAACATGGATATGATGGCACTAACTGTCGGCGGTAAGATGATCCGTGTCGATATGCAGACGATATCTAAGTCTTCTAGAAATACAAGCGGTGTATATATCGTAAAAGGCGATGATGTCGTCAATATCTCTCGTTGTCCGAAAAAAGAGGAAGATGAGGAAGATGATTCTGAGTCAGAAGATACTCCGACATTAGAGTTGGAATAG
- a CDS encoding sigma-54 dependent transcriptional regulator, with protein MKIAIVEDDINMRKSLEIAMEDYKEFDIKTFKNAKDALKGIDDSFELVITDINMPGMDGIEFVKALNGKYEVIIMTGNATLQRAIESIQLGVKDFLLKPFEIDTLIKAIKRADEVSKVVKKAAPKAKAGSSNGFAATSAALSKLLCITDKAAKTDATVLLLGESGVGKEVFAKYVHENSQRVKKAFVAINMAAIPDNLIESELFGYEKGAFTDATEAKAGHFENANGGTLFLDEIAEMPYGVQAKLLRALQEKEIRRLGSSKSIKIDIRIISATNANLMEKIKNGEFREDLYYRLNTIPLSIPPLRERKEEILPIAENILEQSCNEYGFCEKRFNEEAKEQLMLYTWPGNIRELISVVQRAAILSDGDEITPENLFLESRGLY; from the coding sequence GTGAAAATTGCCATCGTTGAAGATGATATCAATATGCGTAAGTCTTTAGAGATCGCAATGGAAGATTATAAAGAGTTTGATATCAAGACTTTTAAGAATGCAAAAGATGCACTTAAAGGCATAGACGACAGCTTTGAACTTGTAATTACAGATATCAATATGCCCGGAATGGACGGTATTGAGTTTGTAAAAGCGCTAAATGGAAAATATGAGGTGATCATAATGACAGGAAACGCTACACTTCAAAGAGCGATAGAATCTATTCAGCTCGGTGTCAAAGATTTTTTACTAAAACCTTTTGAAATAGATACACTCATTAAAGCTATTAAAAGAGCTGATGAAGTATCAAAAGTCGTTAAAAAAGCTGCTCCAAAAGCAAAAGCAGGCAGTTCTAACGGCTTTGCTGCTACATCTGCTGCATTAAGTAAACTCCTTTGTATAACAGACAAAGCTGCCAAGACAGATGCGACAGTGTTGCTTCTAGGTGAGAGCGGTGTAGGTAAAGAGGTGTTTGCAAAGTATGTGCATGAAAACTCTCAAAGGGTTAAAAAAGCTTTTGTCGCTATCAATATGGCGGCGATTCCCGATAACCTTATAGAGAGTGAACTTTTCGGATATGAAAAGGGTGCGTTCACCGATGCCACCGAAGCAAAAGCGGGACATTTTGAAAATGCGAACGGCGGTACGCTTTTTTTAGATGAGATAGCTGAGATGCCTTACGGTGTTCAAGCAAAACTTCTTCGTGCACTGCAGGAAAAAGAGATAAGACGTCTAGGTTCATCTAAGTCGATTAAGATAGATATTCGTATAATATCGGCGACAAATGCGAACCTGATGGAAAAGATAAAAAACGGTGAATTTAGAGAGGATCTGTATTATCGTTTAAATACGATCCCACTTAGTATCCCGCCTTTACGTGAACGTAAAGAGGAGATATTACCGATCGCCGAAAATATACTTGAACAGAGCTGTAATGAGTACGGATTTTGTGAAAAAAGATTTAATGAAGAAGCAAAAGAGCAGTTGATGCTTTATACCTGGCCTGGAAATATCAGAGAGCTTATCTCTGTTGTTCAAAGAGCCGCGATACTGAGTGACGGTGATGAGATCACACCTGAGAATCTTTTTTTAGAAAGTCGCGGATTATATTAA